A genomic segment from Dethiosulfovibrio russensis encodes:
- the holA gene encoding DNA polymerase III subunit delta has translation MPHLVIVSAAESSQRRLLVEAVEKARSDGYDVLGSSEETDWNGLFADAMTAGLFSSRSARVIEKAEAMGKFPDSLIPSLEGSDADYRFILLYGGGYKKFFPKDAIASSSVEEAEQVPFWPSQRTKWLLARARSLRIDLEYDAASLMVEWVEEPEELLSVLSTLGNFADGGTVDCDMVEKLVLNQEAKGMLRLLDGFCARKAGKCLQGFLELRETGDVIPTMAALHKRVRFAAYLSLTGGGDAVEKAFGMTKYQARQARDAAGRYDRQELKDLLAGVISLSMAERTGAGEGWAGFERLVLQSM, from the coding sequence GTGCCCCATCTTGTGATAGTAAGCGCCGCTGAGTCCTCTCAGCGGCGTCTTCTGGTGGAGGCGGTGGAAAAGGCGAGATCCGACGGCTACGATGTCCTGGGCTCGTCGGAGGAGACGGATTGGAACGGGCTTTTCGCCGACGCCATGACCGCCGGTCTGTTCTCCTCCCGCTCCGCCCGGGTGATAGAGAAGGCCGAGGCAATGGGGAAGTTCCCCGATTCCTTGATACCCTCCTTGGAGGGCAGCGACGCCGATTACAGATTTATACTCCTCTATGGTGGTGGTTACAAGAAGTTTTTTCCCAAGGATGCGATCGCTTCCTCCTCCGTCGAGGAGGCCGAGCAGGTTCCCTTCTGGCCCTCTCAGAGGACCAAGTGGCTTTTAGCTCGGGCACGGTCCCTCAGGATAGACTTAGAGTACGATGCAGCCTCCCTGATGGTCGAATGGGTAGAGGAGCCGGAGGAGCTTCTGTCCGTCCTGTCCACCTTGGGGAATTTCGCCGACGGTGGGACGGTGGACTGCGACATGGTCGAGAAGCTGGTACTGAACCAGGAGGCCAAGGGTATGCTCCGCCTATTGGACGGTTTCTGTGCCAGGAAGGCGGGGAAGTGTCTTCAGGGTTTCTTGGAGCTCAGGGAGACCGGGGATGTTATCCCCACCATGGCCGCCCTGCACAAAAGGGTTCGCTTCGCCGCCTATCTTTCACTGACAGGCGGGGGCGATGCTGTGGAGAAGGCCTTCGGCATGACGAAATATCAAGCGAGACAGGCGAGGGACGCTGCGGGCAGGTACGACCGTCAGGAGCTGAAGGACCTTCTGGCCGGGGTGATCTCCCTATCCATGGCGGAACGTACCGGAGCGGGAGAGGGCTGGGCCGGATTTGAGAGATTGGTCCTTCAGTCCATGTGA
- the rpsT gene encoding 30S ribosomal protein S20: protein MPNKQSARRRVRTSERNRLYNRYWKSRCKTAVKRVLESVTAGDVELAAKRLDMAQSVLDKAVVKGVVHKNTAARRKARLAAKVKTLATAKA from the coding sequence ATGCCCAACAAACAGTCCGCCAGGAGACGGGTCCGTACGTCCGAGAGAAACCGTCTTTACAACCGTTACTGGAAAAGCCGGTGCAAGACCGCGGTAAAAAGAGTGCTCGAGTCCGTCACCGCCGGTGACGTGGAGCTGGCCGCAAAGAGGCTCGACATGGCTCAGTCCGTTTTGGACAAGGCCGTCGTCAAGGGCGTGGTTCACAAAAACACCGCAGCCCGCCGCAAAGCGCGGTTGGCAGCCAAGGTCAAGACTTTGGCCACGGCAAAGGCGTAG